From a region of the Falco cherrug isolate bFalChe1 chromosome 9, bFalChe1.pri, whole genome shotgun sequence genome:
- the LHX2 gene encoding LIM/homeobox protein Lhx2 isoform X2, translated as MHGGGLRLMQVLGSCRDPDNCQQQQQLGASSSASSAMLFHSLSGSEMHGVIDEMDRRTKSEAPAISSAIDRGETETTMPSISSDRAALCAGCGGKISDRYYLLAVDKQWHMRCLKCCECKLNLESELTCFSKDGSIYCKEDYYRRFSVQRCARCHLGISASEMVMRARDLVYHLNCFTCTTCNKMLTTGDHFGMKDNLVYCRLHFETLIQGEYQVHFNHSDVAAGKGPALGAGSANTLGLPYYNGVGTVQKGRPRKRKSPGPGADLAAYNAALSCNENDGDHLDRDQQYPSNQKTKRMRTSFKHHQLRTMKSYFAINHNPDAKDLKQLAQKTGLTKRVLQVWFQNARAKFRRNLLRQENTGVDKTSDSTLQAGTPSGPASEISNASMSPSSTPTTLTDLTNPTMPTVTSVLTSVPGSLEVHESRSPSQTTLTNLF; from the exons ATGCATGGGGGAGGGCTCCGGTTAATGCAAGTTCTGGGCTCGTGCAGGGACCCCGAcaactgtcagcagcagcagcaactcggggcctcttcctctgcttcctcagcGATGCTTTTCCACAGTCTGTCCGGCTCGGAGATGCACGGGGTCATCGACGAGATGGATCGGAGAACCAAAAGCGAAGCACCGGCCATCAGCTCGGCTATAGACAGGGGAGAGACCGAAACG ACCATGCCTTCCATCAGCAGTGACAGGGCTGCCCTATGCGCCGGCTGCGGGGGGAAAATCTCCGACCGTTATTACCTCCTGGCTGTGGACAAACAGTGGCACATGCGCTGCCTGAAGTGCTGCGAATGTAAACTGAACCTGGAGTCCGAACTCACCTGTTTCAGCAAGGACGGCAGCATCTACTGCAAGGAGGATTACTACAG GAGGTTCTCGGTGCAGAGATGTGCGAGATGTCACCTGGGGATTTCTGCCTCCGAGATGGTCATGAGGGCCAGGGATTTGGTATATCACTTAAATTGCTTCACTTGCACCACTTGCAACAAGATGTTGACCACCGGCGATCACTTTGGCATGAAGGACAATCTGGTGTACTGCCGCCTCCATTTCGAGACTCTCATCCAGGGGGAGTACCAGGTGCATTTCAATCACTCGGATGTAGCCGCTGGGAAGGGCCCGGCTTTGGGAGCAGGCTCTGCCAACACTTTGGGACTGCCTTATTACAACGGCGTGGGGACTGTGCAGAAGGGGAGACCCCGGAAAAGGAAGAGCCCAGGGCCTGGGGCAGATCTAGCAGCCTACAACGCAG CTTTAAGTTGCAATGAAAACGATGGTGACCACCTGGATAGAGACCAGCAATACCCCAGCAATCAGAAAACAAAGCGTATGAGGACATCATTCAAACACCACCAGTTGCGGACAATGAAGTCATACTTTGCTATTAACCACAATCCCGATGCCAAGGACTTGAAACAGCTAGCTCAGAAAACTGGCCTGACCAAAAGAGTTCTTCAG GTTTGGTTTCAAAATGCTCGAGCCAAATTCAGACGGAACCTCTTACGTCAAGAAAACACAGGGGTGGATAAGACTTCAGACTCAACACTCCAAGCAGGGACCCCATCAGGTCCTGCCTCAGAAATATCCAATGCCTCCATGAGTCCATCCAGCACTCCTACTACCTTAACGGACTTGACTAATCCTACTATGCCTACTGTGACATCTGTCTTGACATCAGTGCCCGGAAGTCTTGAGGTTCATGAATCTCGAAGTCCTTCACAGACAACTCTTACAAATCTTTTCTGA
- the LHX2 gene encoding LIM/homeobox protein Lhx2 isoform X1, with product MHGGGLRLMQVLGSCRDPDNCQQQQQLGASSSASSAMLFHSLSGSEMHGVIDEMDRRTKSEAPAISSAIDRGETETQTMPSISSDRAALCAGCGGKISDRYYLLAVDKQWHMRCLKCCECKLNLESELTCFSKDGSIYCKEDYYRRFSVQRCARCHLGISASEMVMRARDLVYHLNCFTCTTCNKMLTTGDHFGMKDNLVYCRLHFETLIQGEYQVHFNHSDVAAGKGPALGAGSANTLGLPYYNGVGTVQKGRPRKRKSPGPGADLAAYNAALSCNENDGDHLDRDQQYPSNQKTKRMRTSFKHHQLRTMKSYFAINHNPDAKDLKQLAQKTGLTKRVLQVWFQNARAKFRRNLLRQENTGVDKTSDSTLQAGTPSGPASEISNASMSPSSTPTTLTDLTNPTMPTVTSVLTSVPGSLEVHESRSPSQTTLTNLF from the exons ATGCATGGGGGAGGGCTCCGGTTAATGCAAGTTCTGGGCTCGTGCAGGGACCCCGAcaactgtcagcagcagcagcaactcggggcctcttcctctgcttcctcagcGATGCTTTTCCACAGTCTGTCCGGCTCGGAGATGCACGGGGTCATCGACGAGATGGATCGGAGAACCAAAAGCGAAGCACCGGCCATCAGCTCGGCTATAGACAGGGGAGAGACCGAAACG CAGACCATGCCTTCCATCAGCAGTGACAGGGCTGCCCTATGCGCCGGCTGCGGGGGGAAAATCTCCGACCGTTATTACCTCCTGGCTGTGGACAAACAGTGGCACATGCGCTGCCTGAAGTGCTGCGAATGTAAACTGAACCTGGAGTCCGAACTCACCTGTTTCAGCAAGGACGGCAGCATCTACTGCAAGGAGGATTACTACAG GAGGTTCTCGGTGCAGAGATGTGCGAGATGTCACCTGGGGATTTCTGCCTCCGAGATGGTCATGAGGGCCAGGGATTTGGTATATCACTTAAATTGCTTCACTTGCACCACTTGCAACAAGATGTTGACCACCGGCGATCACTTTGGCATGAAGGACAATCTGGTGTACTGCCGCCTCCATTTCGAGACTCTCATCCAGGGGGAGTACCAGGTGCATTTCAATCACTCGGATGTAGCCGCTGGGAAGGGCCCGGCTTTGGGAGCAGGCTCTGCCAACACTTTGGGACTGCCTTATTACAACGGCGTGGGGACTGTGCAGAAGGGGAGACCCCGGAAAAGGAAGAGCCCAGGGCCTGGGGCAGATCTAGCAGCCTACAACGCAG CTTTAAGTTGCAATGAAAACGATGGTGACCACCTGGATAGAGACCAGCAATACCCCAGCAATCAGAAAACAAAGCGTATGAGGACATCATTCAAACACCACCAGTTGCGGACAATGAAGTCATACTTTGCTATTAACCACAATCCCGATGCCAAGGACTTGAAACAGCTAGCTCAGAAAACTGGCCTGACCAAAAGAGTTCTTCAG GTTTGGTTTCAAAATGCTCGAGCCAAATTCAGACGGAACCTCTTACGTCAAGAAAACACAGGGGTGGATAAGACTTCAGACTCAACACTCCAAGCAGGGACCCCATCAGGTCCTGCCTCAGAAATATCCAATGCCTCCATGAGTCCATCCAGCACTCCTACTACCTTAACGGACTTGACTAATCCTACTATGCCTACTGTGACATCTGTCTTGACATCAGTGCCCGGAAGTCTTGAGGTTCATGAATCTCGAAGTCCTTCACAGACAACTCTTACAAATCTTTTCTGA